The Brasilonema sennae CENA114 genome includes a region encoding these proteins:
- a CDS encoding Gfo/Idh/MocA family protein codes for MVTKLKSAVIGTGAISKEHLSFISKSERAHLASVCDLSKVSAKYAAQRFGADSAYTDYRQMLDEVKPDIVHILTPPHTHKRIAKDCLEAGVHVFCEKPITPTYDEFKELWTFAQSHNRWVIENQNYCFNEPILAIEKLVADGTLGEVQEVEVRIALPVRDGGAFADENLPNPIHKMPAGVIHDFLTHLCSMVVRFIPDFERVSAVWSNHGGGDLFRYDDLDAIVIGGSAHARIRFSCHTPPKTFTVTVRGSKGYAETDLFQPHLRCVIPRAGEQLSPLINHFLNGCDLIGASFTNFRNKIMQQTTYEGIHRLLDKTYEAVIDGKEPPISFEDMERTHHLINALLLEVNHV; via the coding sequence ATGGTAACAAAACTTAAATCAGCCGTCATTGGCACAGGGGCAATCTCCAAAGAACATCTCAGTTTTATTTCCAAATCTGAACGCGCACATCTAGCCAGTGTTTGCGACCTTTCAAAAGTCTCTGCTAAATATGCAGCCCAACGCTTCGGTGCAGACTCAGCTTACACTGATTACCGCCAGATGCTCGATGAAGTTAAGCCTGATATTGTACATATTCTGACTCCGCCTCACACACACAAACGGATTGCCAAGGACTGCTTAGAAGCTGGTGTACACGTGTTCTGTGAGAAGCCTATTACACCGACTTACGATGAATTTAAAGAACTTTGGACTTTTGCACAGTCTCACAATCGTTGGGTGATTGAAAATCAAAACTACTGTTTTAACGAACCAATCCTTGCGATTGAGAAATTAGTTGCAGATGGGACTTTGGGTGAAGTCCAGGAAGTTGAAGTCCGGATAGCACTTCCGGTTCGCGATGGTGGAGCATTTGCAGACGAAAACCTGCCTAATCCCATTCATAAAATGCCTGCAGGGGTTATCCATGATTTTCTGACACACTTGTGCTCAATGGTGGTGCGCTTCATACCAGATTTTGAGCGCGTTAGTGCTGTATGGAGTAATCATGGTGGTGGAGACTTGTTCCGGTATGATGACCTTGATGCGATCGTCATCGGAGGCTCAGCACACGCTCGGATTCGATTCAGTTGTCACACACCACCTAAGACTTTTACCGTTACGGTACGAGGTTCAAAAGGCTATGCAGAAACTGATTTGTTTCAGCCGCATTTGCGTTGTGTCATACCTCGCGCTGGAGAACAACTCTCTCCGCTGATCAATCATTTTTTGAATGGATGCGATTTGATTGGAGCATCATTCACGAATTTTCGTAACAAAATTATGCAACAAACGACATATGAAGGTATTCATCGACTTTTAGACAAAACCTACGAAGCAGTCATCGACGGTAAGGAACCACCAATCAGTTTTGAAGATATGGAGCGTACACATCACTTAATTAATGCCCTACTATTGGAGGTGAATCACGTATGA
- a CDS encoding glycosyltransferase family 4 protein, with amino-acid sequence MNVLKYHIALCPSCDLEAIARNAQAGKNPRHAIWDLTQLLGATIHQPAGEPVLPIDKMRARIIGRPEHWALARKLSSQLQEDDVIYCTGEVIGFPIAALCGARHKRPKIIVFVHNSNRPRTSLALNLFQLADRIDLFVTHNANQAEFLSHYLHLNQNRVCLLPSVCTDLSFFTPGSVSPNKSRPIIGSGGLEKRDYATLADATKDLDVDVKICAFSPSTRAPRGAFPKVTPSNMSFRFYEWCELLQLYRDSDIVVLSLLENNFNAGLTTVFEAMACRRPVIITRSPGMISDLIDSGVAIGVNPHDPIGLKRAIQDLLNNPQKAEMLAHRGYELVHNQHNHDKYVQVLGTTFLSKFGDRKNFSGSLREIEHSK; translated from the coding sequence ATGAACGTCTTGAAATACCATATAGCTTTATGCCCTTCATGTGATTTAGAAGCGATCGCCCGAAATGCCCAAGCAGGAAAAAATCCTAGGCATGCAATATGGGATTTGACTCAGCTTTTGGGGGCAACCATTCATCAACCAGCAGGTGAGCCAGTCCTGCCCATAGATAAAATGCGTGCAAGGATTATTGGTCGTCCTGAACACTGGGCTTTAGCACGCAAGTTATCCTCACAGCTTCAAGAGGATGATGTTATATATTGCACTGGTGAAGTCATAGGCTTTCCAATTGCCGCACTTTGCGGTGCTAGACACAAGCGACCCAAAATTATTGTTTTTGTTCACAACTCTAATCGACCACGAACTTCTCTAGCATTGAACTTGTTTCAACTAGCTGACCGAATTGATTTATTTGTCACACACAACGCTAATCAGGCTGAATTCCTTAGTCACTACCTGCATTTAAATCAAAACCGAGTTTGTCTATTACCTTCAGTATGTACAGACCTATCGTTTTTCACACCAGGATCGGTTTCACCAAACAAGTCGCGTCCAATTATTGGTAGTGGAGGTTTAGAGAAACGGGACTATGCAACTCTAGCTGATGCCACTAAAGACTTAGATGTCGATGTGAAGATTTGTGCTTTTTCACCCAGCACAAGAGCACCAAGAGGAGCATTTCCAAAAGTCACACCAAGTAATATGTCGTTTCGCTTTTACGAGTGGTGCGAGTTATTGCAGCTTTACCGGGATTCTGACATAGTTGTTTTAAGCCTTCTTGAGAATAATTTTAACGCTGGACTCACCACTGTGTTTGAAGCAATGGCTTGTCGGCGACCTGTAATCATCACTCGCTCACCAGGAATGATTAGTGATCTGATTGATTCAGGTGTTGCTATTGGTGTAAATCCTCATGATCCAATAGGGCTCAAGCGAGCAATTCAGGATCTTTTAAACAATCCTCAAAAAGCTGAAATGTTGGCTCACAGAGGCTATGAACTGGTACATAACCAACACAATCATGATAAGTATGTTCAAGTTTTGGGGACAACATTTCTTTCTAAATTTGGAGATAGAAAAAACTTCTCAGGCTCATTAAGGGAAATAGAACATTCTAAATGA
- a CDS encoding glycosyltransferase: MNKIPKNSLLLVNSVPLREIDGQLGLDDQTCAGLVRWAENFERVVIAGPSLPEHIAVTKESSTARTVWQPLTDLPCADQLEFVPLPYAYKLRDFTKVYAKTRRLLQEKIHQNQYLCFVIARPIGDWGGIAALEAIKLGRPYTAWLDRVEYEVISRTLQSLPLVSRTKEFLQLPLMKRYQQYLIRQSSLGLFQGQDCYQAYSPFCKQPHCIYDVHTKKSDQIDESSIDLKIESLKSNEPLLICYVGRAADMKGPFDWLHIIHRICQAGVNVKATWVGDGPLLLKMKSLTQELGIADHVNLVGFVDDQTKILQTMRENHIFLFCHKTPESPRCLIESIVSGCPIVGYDSSYCQDLVSRYGGGAFVPMNDWQKLADLVIELNLNRARLSRLIQSAALSGQFFDEKTVYQQRSDLIQKYSGFTF; this comes from the coding sequence ATGAATAAAATTCCAAAAAATAGTCTTTTGCTAGTAAATTCAGTTCCGCTTCGGGAAATAGACGGTCAATTGGGGTTGGATGACCAAACCTGCGCAGGTTTGGTTCGCTGGGCAGAAAATTTTGAGCGAGTTGTGATCGCTGGTCCTTCCTTACCAGAACACATAGCTGTAACAAAAGAGTCTTCCACTGCTAGAACAGTATGGCAACCACTCACAGATTTGCCATGTGCAGACCAACTAGAATTTGTACCACTGCCCTACGCATATAAGTTGCGAGACTTTACAAAGGTATATGCAAAAACACGTCGCTTATTACAAGAAAAAATACACCAAAACCAGTATCTTTGTTTCGTAATAGCTCGACCTATTGGAGATTGGGGAGGAATTGCTGCTTTGGAAGCCATAAAGCTAGGACGACCTTATACTGCTTGGTTAGATCGCGTTGAGTATGAGGTCATCAGTCGAACGTTGCAAAGTTTGCCTCTGGTGAGCCGCACTAAAGAATTTTTGCAGCTACCATTGATGAAACGCTATCAACAATACTTGATTCGTCAAAGCAGCCTAGGACTTTTTCAAGGGCAAGATTGCTATCAAGCATATTCACCTTTTTGCAAACAGCCCCATTGCATTTACGATGTTCATACAAAAAAGTCTGATCAAATTGACGAATCAAGCATAGACCTCAAAATCGAGTCATTAAAGTCTAATGAACCTTTACTGATTTGCTATGTCGGACGAGCAGCTGACATGAAAGGACCATTCGATTGGCTACATATCATACATCGGATTTGTCAAGCTGGTGTTAATGTCAAAGCCACTTGGGTTGGAGATGGACCACTTCTTTTGAAGATGAAGTCGTTAACTCAAGAGTTGGGTATTGCTGACCATGTTAATTTAGTTGGGTTTGTTGATGACCAAACCAAAATTTTGCAGACGATGAGAGAAAATCACATCTTTCTTTTCTGCCATAAAACACCAGAATCACCTCGGTGCCTGATTGAGTCAATAGTCTCCGGTTGTCCTATTGTCGGTTATGATAGCTCCTATTGCCAAGATCTCGTCTCTCGATATGGAGGTGGTGCATTTGTGCCCATGAACGACTGGCAAAAACTGGCTGACTTAGTTATTGAACTGAATTTAAACCGAGCAAGATTAAGTAGGTTGATTCAATCGGCTGCACTATCTGGTCAGTTTTTTGATGAAAAAACTGTTTATCAGCAGCGAAGTGACCTAATTCAGAAATATTCAGGATTCACTTTTTAA
- a CDS encoding acyltransferase family protein — protein sequence MNPKVSSTTSTASASKPKEYFYFLDALRGVAALWVVLFHAPLDERIALLTSSLPHWLVVGVFEWGGLGVAIFFVLSGFVIAHSLREAKIDLSYFGRFSLRRLARLTPPYYVSIVVALAFAFLSSHVKGEAFAPGKEPLSFPRLLTHLFYLQDIFRLPQINEVYWTLCIEVQFYLIFCALLGLAQWLNSSWNLRYARSVVFVPAAVLAALFPIGLLGDNSRPFFFLPLWYGFLLGVFAYWSWRDKLKPILFYSYSALLLAAGVVKSTQFTIGCVIVAVLILEVARANRMQVWLKWRGLQFLGHISYSLYLTHSAIYGAAFFLGIKLLHNSAFSQGFSLLLGIIASVGFAALMWELVEKPSINLSQKVKLVKKKGVIRV from the coding sequence ATGAACCCCAAAGTCTCATCAACAACTTCAACAGCTTCAGCATCTAAGCCCAAAGAGTATTTCTATTTTCTTGATGCCCTACGGGGTGTTGCAGCTTTATGGGTAGTTTTATTCCATGCTCCTTTAGATGAGCGTATTGCCTTATTAACCAGCTCCTTGCCCCACTGGCTTGTCGTTGGCGTCTTTGAGTGGGGTGGCTTAGGTGTAGCCATCTTCTTTGTTCTCAGTGGTTTTGTGATTGCGCACTCGCTACGTGAGGCAAAGATTGACTTATCCTACTTTGGACGTTTTAGTTTGCGTCGTCTTGCTCGACTAACTCCACCGTATTATGTCTCAATTGTCGTTGCTCTAGCTTTTGCATTCCTATCTTCCCATGTCAAAGGTGAGGCGTTTGCGCCAGGAAAGGAGCCTTTATCTTTCCCGAGATTGCTGACACATCTATTCTATTTACAAGATATTTTTCGACTTCCACAGATCAACGAAGTTTACTGGACATTGTGTATAGAAGTACAGTTCTATTTAATCTTTTGTGCACTCTTAGGATTAGCACAGTGGCTTAATTCTTCGTGGAATTTACGTTATGCTCGATCAGTTGTATTTGTCCCTGCTGCAGTCCTTGCTGCTCTTTTTCCTATAGGTCTGCTTGGAGATAATAGCAGACCTTTTTTCTTTTTGCCGTTATGGTATGGATTTTTGCTAGGGGTGTTTGCTTACTGGTCATGGCGTGATAAGTTGAAGCCTATCTTGTTTTACTCTTATTCAGCGCTGTTGTTGGCTGCTGGAGTGGTAAAATCAACACAATTTACTATTGGGTGTGTGATTGTCGCCGTACTCATACTCGAAGTTGCACGAGCCAATCGCATGCAAGTTTGGTTAAAGTGGCGAGGGCTACAATTTCTTGGTCATATTTCCTACAGTCTGTATCTGACCCATAGTGCTATCTACGGAGCAGCATTTTTCCTCGGTATTAAACTGCTTCACAATAGCGCTTTTAGCCAAGGGTTTTCTTTATTACTAGGAATCATTGCTAGTGTTGGCTTTGCCGCCCTTATGTGGGAATTGGTAGAAAAACCATCCATCAACTTGAGCCAAAAGGTCAAGCTTGTAAAGAAGAAGGGCGTTATTCGTGTATGA
- a CDS encoding glycosyltransferase, with product MQSIGVVVIGRNEGNRLQACLRSVIGKGTSVVYVDSGSTDGSVALARSLGVHVIELDLSIPFTAARARNTGFEHLLQIQPELEFVQFVDGDCRVVEGWLERAVNELVAKPDVVVVCGRRREEFPTNSIYNRLCDIEWNTPIGEAKACGGDSMMRAIAFKKVGGFNPTLIAGEEPELCVRLRQARGKILRIDAEMTSHDAQITRFRQWWKREIRNGHAYAEGAWLHGRSPERHWVRESLRSWLWGLLLPVLTLASLLPTRGLSILLLLIAYTLLGYRVYRLARFKGFEKKDALFYALFCGVLEKYPKLLGQIQFHINRLLKRQRTLVEYKSAPSVS from the coding sequence TTGCAATCTATTGGAGTTGTTGTCATCGGACGCAACGAAGGAAATCGTCTGCAAGCGTGTTTGCGATCAGTGATAGGAAAAGGAACAAGTGTAGTCTACGTTGATTCAGGCTCCACAGATGGAAGTGTAGCACTGGCTCGCTCCCTTGGTGTCCATGTTATCGAACTCGATTTGTCTATTCCGTTCACTGCAGCCCGTGCTAGAAATACAGGGTTTGAACACTTATTACAAATACAACCAGAGTTAGAATTCGTCCAGTTTGTGGATGGAGACTGTCGGGTTGTAGAGGGATGGTTGGAACGTGCTGTAAATGAATTAGTTGCGAAACCTGATGTTGTGGTCGTATGTGGGCGACGTCGAGAAGAATTCCCAACTAACTCTATTTATAACCGCCTGTGCGACATTGAGTGGAACACCCCAATAGGTGAAGCAAAAGCCTGTGGAGGTGACTCCATGATGCGAGCGATCGCATTCAAAAAAGTGGGAGGTTTCAATCCAACATTAATTGCAGGAGAAGAACCAGAACTGTGTGTGCGACTGCGTCAGGCTCGTGGCAAAATTTTACGTATTGATGCAGAAATGACATCACACGACGCCCAAATCACTCGTTTCCGTCAGTGGTGGAAACGAGAGATTCGCAATGGTCATGCTTATGCTGAGGGGGCTTGGCTACATGGTCGCAGTCCCGAACGCCATTGGGTGAGAGAAAGTTTAAGAAGTTGGTTATGGGGTTTACTTTTGCCTGTGTTGACCCTTGCTAGTTTATTGCCAACTCGGGGATTAAGCATACTATTACTATTAATAGCTTATACTTTGTTAGGTTACAGAGTGTATCGACTGGCACGGTTTAAAGGGTTTGAGAAAAAAGATGCTCTTTTCTACGCCCTGTTCTGTGGTGTGTTAGAAAAATACCCAAAATTACTGGGTCAAATCCAATTTCACATCAATAGATTGTTGAAACGACAGCGCACCTTAGTCGAATATAAAAGCGCGCCTTCAGTCAGTTAA
- a CDS encoding oligosaccharide flippase family protein has product MTSLKKLAIRGAIWTIIGFGGIQILRFGNNLILTRLLQPEIFGLMALVTTLRVGLELFSDVGIAQNIINSKRGDEPAFLNTAWTIQVIRGVVIWIVCLLVSFPMANFYNDQRLVWLIPISLLYAIFDGFSCTSQHTLHRRMELGKLAVYDLLLQASFLSTLCILVWRYPTVWSLAVGMVIGAIYKLVSSYWLIPKYSNRFAWEPEAVKEILSFGKWMFIASGLMFAAEQSDRLVLGKILSLEMLGVYTVAYTLASIPREVIKQLSYKVIFPTISQQADLPRSSLQAKIIRQRWVILIGCAIGLASLVTVGDLIITVLYDKRYAAATWMMPILCSGIWFSLLFYTISPALLAISKPLYSAQSNFARFGIITLGVPLAYYSFGELGAIIVIALSDLPLYIVNLYGLWQEKLTCFAQDIQTTAFFIAILALFLVIRNYLGFGLPIKTLLGSHL; this is encoded by the coding sequence ATGACATCTCTAAAAAAGCTTGCTATCCGTGGTGCAATCTGGACAATTATTGGTTTTGGAGGGATTCAAATCCTACGGTTTGGGAATAATTTGATTCTAACTCGCTTGCTTCAACCAGAAATTTTTGGTTTGATGGCTTTAGTCACGACCCTAAGAGTTGGTCTTGAGTTATTCTCAGACGTTGGCATTGCTCAAAATATAATTAATAGTAAACGAGGTGATGAACCTGCTTTTTTAAATACTGCTTGGACTATACAAGTTATTCGTGGTGTTGTCATTTGGATTGTTTGTTTACTTGTTAGCTTTCCAATGGCAAATTTTTACAATGATCAACGCTTAGTGTGGCTGATTCCTATCAGTTTATTATACGCAATTTTTGATGGATTTAGCTGTACTAGCCAACATACTCTTCATCGCCGGATGGAATTAGGTAAACTTGCTGTATATGACCTATTATTGCAAGCAAGTTTTTTGTCTACCTTATGTATCTTGGTTTGGCGCTATCCAACTGTCTGGTCTTTAGCTGTTGGGATGGTGATAGGAGCAATATACAAACTAGTTAGCAGCTATTGGTTAATACCAAAATACTCCAATCGCTTTGCATGGGAGCCAGAAGCTGTTAAAGAAATTCTATCCTTTGGCAAGTGGATGTTCATTGCATCAGGACTGATGTTTGCAGCTGAACAATCTGATCGCCTGGTTTTGGGTAAAATCCTGTCACTTGAAATGCTAGGCGTTTATACAGTAGCCTATACCCTAGCAAGCATACCCCGAGAAGTTATTAAACAACTTAGCTATAAAGTCATTTTTCCTACAATTTCCCAACAAGCTGACTTACCAAGGTCAAGTTTGCAAGCAAAAATTATCCGTCAACGGTGGGTGATTCTAATAGGGTGTGCGATTGGATTAGCAAGCTTGGTTACTGTTGGTGATTTAATTATTACTGTACTGTATGACAAAAGGTATGCCGCAGCTACTTGGATGATGCCAATTTTGTGCAGTGGCATCTGGTTTTCTCTACTGTTTTATACTATAAGTCCTGCTCTATTGGCAATTAGCAAGCCCTTATATTCAGCTCAAAGTAATTTTGCTCGATTTGGAATAATTACTCTAGGTGTACCTCTGGCATATTACAGTTTTGGGGAACTGGGGGCAATTATCGTGATTGCACTCAGCGATTTGCCTTTGTACATAGTCAATCTTTATGGCCTTTGGCAGGAAAAACTTACTTGTTTTGCTCAAGATATTCAAACTACCGCATTTTTTATAGCTATACTTGCTTTATTTTTAGTCATTCGGAATTATTTGGGGTTTGGTTTACCAATTAAAACACTGCTTGGAAGCCATTTATAA
- a CDS encoding glycosyltransferase family 4 protein produces the protein MRIAYLTGEYPRATDTFIQREVTTLRKMGVDVQTFSVRRTGDEHIVGEEQKLERDRTFYILPPNFINLLLAHLNLLLASPKKYLQAIKLAFSTSQPGLRGGFYQLFYFLEAGILAKQIKQRQIVHLHNHIAEASGTVAMIAAEMGGFTYSFTLHGPYIFFRPHQWRLDEKIKRALFVCCISHYARSQGMIFASTERWNRMHIIHCGVDPALFDVVSHNDSGKRLLFVGRLAAAKGLPILLESLVTLRRSHPDIILTVVGDGPDRQNLELLTTQLGLNQNVNFVGYKSQAEVRNYFQQTDIFVMSSFAEGIPVVLMEAMAAGVPVVATQIAGVSELVEDGVNGYLVPPGDTVTLTQRIEKLLNDEKLRAAFGKAGRTKVEKDFNIHHEVARLHRLMTSALQGKLEPIRPDDQQKQVFLNEYQIVTTSGYESSNPP, from the coding sequence ATGCGTATAGCTTACCTAACTGGTGAGTATCCCAGAGCAACAGATACTTTCATCCAGCGAGAAGTCACAACTTTGCGAAAAATGGGGGTGGACGTCCAGACATTCTCTGTTCGCCGAACAGGGGATGAACATATAGTGGGAGAGGAACAGAAGTTAGAGCGCGATCGCACCTTCTACATTCTTCCCCCCAATTTCATCAACTTACTGCTAGCGCACCTCAATTTACTCCTTGCTTCCCCAAAAAAATACTTGCAAGCAATCAAGCTCGCATTCTCAACCAGCCAACCGGGGTTGCGAGGTGGGTTCTATCAATTATTTTACTTTTTGGAAGCAGGCATCCTTGCCAAACAAATCAAACAAAGACAAATAGTACATCTACACAACCACATTGCAGAAGCTAGCGGTACCGTAGCCATGATCGCCGCTGAAATGGGCGGTTTTACTTATAGCTTCACCTTGCACGGTCCTTATATTTTCTTCCGTCCACATCAATGGCGACTTGACGAGAAAATCAAACGAGCGTTGTTTGTTTGTTGTATTAGTCATTATGCTCGCAGTCAAGGAATGATATTCGCATCCACCGAAAGGTGGAATCGAATGCATATCATTCATTGTGGTGTGGATCCAGCTTTATTCGATGTCGTTTCCCATAACGACTCAGGAAAACGCTTGCTTTTTGTTGGACGACTGGCTGCAGCGAAAGGTTTACCTATTTTACTAGAAAGTTTGGTTACTTTAAGGCGATCGCATCCAGACATCATATTAACAGTCGTAGGTGATGGTCCAGACCGTCAAAATTTAGAACTTTTGACAACTCAGTTGGGATTAAATCAGAATGTCAATTTCGTTGGCTATAAATCCCAAGCTGAAGTACGCAATTACTTTCAGCAAACAGATATTTTCGTAATGTCCAGCTTTGCTGAAGGGATACCAGTTGTACTAATGGAAGCAATGGCGGCTGGTGTACCTGTGGTAGCCACCCAGATTGCAGGCGTCAGTGAGTTGGTAGAAGATGGTGTGAATGGGTATCTTGTTCCACCTGGAGATACTGTTACCTTGACACAGCGCATCGAAAAGTTACTGAATGATGAAAAACTTCGAGCAGCATTTGGTAAAGCAGGTCGAACCAAAGTAGAAAAAGACTTTAATATACACCATGAAGTTGCACGACTGCATCGTTTAATGACTAGCGCCTTGCAAGGAAAACTAGAACCTATTCGTCCTGATGATCAACAAAAGCAAGTTTTTCTGAACGAATATCAGATCGTAACAACATCTGGTTACGAATCTAGTAACCCTCCTTAA
- a CDS encoding NAD-dependent epimerase/dehydratase family protein codes for MKLLITGASGFLGQYVVAQALRQGHKVRAVVRPSSDEKRLAWHNHPNVELIRIDLRSPNGIVDALQSVDAVIHLAAAKEGDFYTRFAGTVIATENLLNAMLSANVLRLVDISTFSVYDYLRTTSGTTITEDTLVECDPLERDEYAQTKILQEELVREFEQEHKAQVTIVRPGLVYGRDNLWSTLLGGKLSGNLWLRIGAYATMPLTYVENCANAIVSAVEREEAIGQTLNIIDDDLPTQRAYVKELAKRKYSLPRMIRINWTLMRAIAWLFWIYNKKVLNGQAKLPGIFNPIILDARFKLFSYSNARAKKVLNWNPRYSLNTALDRSFSNTELLQVSQPTPSLQPLGS; via the coding sequence ATGAAATTATTGATAACAGGTGCGTCCGGTTTTCTCGGACAATATGTTGTTGCCCAAGCACTACGACAAGGACATAAAGTACGTGCAGTTGTGCGACCATCTAGTGATGAAAAGCGCCTAGCATGGCACAATCACCCAAATGTAGAGCTGATCCGTATCGATTTGCGTTCGCCCAATGGTATTGTTGACGCCCTCCAAAGTGTAGACGCAGTCATCCATTTGGCAGCCGCAAAAGAAGGCGACTTTTACACACGCTTTGCTGGCACAGTCATTGCTACTGAAAACTTGCTCAATGCCATGCTTTCAGCTAATGTGCTGCGGTTGGTTGATATTAGCACTTTCTCGGTGTACGATTATCTTCGCACAACCTCTGGCACAACAATCACGGAAGATACACTCGTAGAGTGCGATCCTCTTGAGCGGGATGAGTACGCCCAAACCAAGATTCTTCAAGAAGAACTTGTTCGCGAATTTGAGCAAGAACACAAGGCACAGGTGACAATTGTTCGTCCAGGATTAGTTTATGGACGAGATAACCTCTGGAGTACCCTGCTTGGAGGAAAATTAAGTGGCAATTTGTGGTTGCGAATCGGGGCTTATGCAACGATGCCATTGACATATGTCGAAAATTGTGCTAATGCGATTGTCAGCGCAGTAGAACGTGAAGAGGCTATTGGTCAAACTTTGAATATCATTGATGACGATTTGCCCACCCAAAGAGCTTATGTCAAGGAACTCGCGAAACGCAAATACTCTTTGCCCCGGATGATTCGGATCAATTGGACATTGATGCGGGCGATCGCCTGGTTATTCTGGATCTACAACAAAAAAGTGCTGAATGGGCAAGCAAAGCTACCTGGCATATTCAACCCAATCATACTGGATGCTCGGTTTAAGTTATTTAGCTACAGTAATGCCCGTGCCAAAAAAGTTTTGAACTGGAACCCCAGGTATTCACTGAACACCGCACTTGACCGCAGTTTTAGCAATACTGAATTGTTGCAGGTATCGCAGCCGACACCCTCGTTGCAACCTTTAGGAAGCTGA
- a CDS encoding O-antigen ligase family protein, which produces MKKYLRIAEKAFIVLGLSFLSGVFGVDSLGLVLSSAVVTFIRFFVWGMSTLLVAVFWKNTIITCRNNILLCILSVIALLSFFWSEFPDFTLFNSRDVLMMTSFSLYFATRFNQKQQVQVIANTLLIGCFLSIIAAFVLPSVGIHQASDAMESHPGAWKGVYGHKNNFGSMMVLSSVTFFTLPKENSFLYKWFGFGFSLVLMLLSTSKTSLVLSFVLIFIIMFYKNFRWHGKISVIFTNIGVLLLGCIIVPLLTYWVELLTGLGRDATFTGRTPIWTYALGRLMERPLLGYGRGAFWAPKSPYAIEAGQALGTGWVAPHGHNGFLDIALDLGLIGFLLFLTIYFTAFVRALKQGYATKNLEYLWPLAYLTFLSINNVTESILLRGENVYWTLFLTVAFSLSQRKTIQPINIPNQKNYLHVT; this is translated from the coding sequence GTGAAAAAATATCTAAGAATTGCTGAAAAAGCTTTTATTGTTTTAGGCTTATCTTTTTTATCCGGCGTATTTGGTGTAGATTCTCTAGGTCTTGTCCTGTCAAGCGCAGTTGTCACATTTATTAGATTCTTTGTTTGGGGAATGTCAACCCTTCTGGTTGCTGTCTTCTGGAAAAACACAATCATTACATGCAGAAACAACATATTACTTTGTATATTAAGTGTCATAGCTCTGCTATCATTCTTCTGGTCAGAATTTCCAGACTTTACGTTATTTAATAGTAGAGATGTCTTGATGATGACCTCGTTTAGCTTATACTTTGCTACACGATTTAATCAGAAACAGCAGGTACAAGTCATCGCCAATACTTTATTGATCGGATGTTTCTTAAGTATAATTGCTGCCTTTGTGTTACCTTCCGTTGGTATACATCAAGCAAGTGATGCAATGGAAAGTCATCCAGGAGCATGGAAGGGAGTATATGGACACAAAAATAACTTTGGAAGCATGATGGTTTTAAGCTCAGTAACATTTTTTACACTACCAAAAGAAAACTCTTTTTTATACAAATGGTTTGGTTTTGGTTTTTCGCTCGTATTGATGCTGCTTTCAACTTCCAAAACTTCTCTTGTTCTCTCTTTTGTACTTATTTTTATAATAATGTTTTATAAAAATTTTCGTTGGCATGGAAAAATAAGCGTCATTTTCACAAACATTGGAGTTCTTCTTCTAGGATGTATTATCGTACCACTTTTAACTTATTGGGTAGAACTCTTGACTGGTTTAGGAAGAGACGCAACTTTTACTGGAAGGACACCCATATGGACTTATGCACTAGGTAGATTAATGGAAAGACCATTATTGGGTTACGGGCGTGGTGCATTTTGGGCACCGAAAAGTCCGTATGCAATCGAAGCAGGTCAAGCACTAGGTACTGGTTGGGTTGCACCTCATGGCCACAATGGTTTTCTTGATATAGCACTTGATCTTGGGTTGATTGGTTTTTTACTTTTTTTAACTATTTATTTTACAGCCTTTGTTCGCGCATTAAAACAAGGTTACGCAACGAAAAATCTAGAATATCTTTGGCCATTAGCTTATCTCACTTTCCTGAGCATTAATAACGTGACAGAAAGTATTTTGTTACGTGGAGAAAACGTGTATTGGACTTTGTTTCTAACAGTTGCTTTTAGTTTGAGCCAACGAAAGACAATTCAACCAATTAATATTCCGAACCAGAAAAACTATCTGCATGTTACTTAA